The Glycine max cultivar Williams 82 chromosome 12, Glycine_max_v4.0, whole genome shotgun sequence genome window below encodes:
- the LOC100775306 gene encoding endochitinase PR4 yields the protein MSKLLHIRVAGFVATFVIMVMTMVPINVSAQNIGDDIVTQEFFNSIIDQADASCAGKNFYSRDVFLNAHNSYNEFGRLGNQDDSKREVAASFAHFTHETGHFCYIEEINGAAGD from the exons ATGAGCAAGTTACTACACATTCGTGTTGCTGGGTTTGTGGCAACCTTTGTCATCATGGTGATGACGATGGTGCCCATAAACGTGAGTGCTCAAAACATTGGTGATGACATCGTCACACAAGAATTCTTCAACAGCATAATCGATCAGGCTGATGCTAGTTGTGCAGGGAAGAACTTCTACTCACGAGATGTTTTCCTTAATGCTCACAATTCCTACAATGAGTTTGGTAGGCTTGGAAACCAGGATGACTCCAAGCGTGAGGTTGCAGCTTCTTTTGCCCATTTCACCCATGAAACTGGAC ATTTTTGCTACATAGAAGAGATTAATGGAGCAGCAGGGGACTAG
- the LOC100778526 gene encoding Endochitinase PR4-like precursor, whose translation MMMMGNNVHSIGVIGVMVSGLVLMMVSKGVSVRAQNCGCEAELCCSKYGYCGSGDDYCGKGCKEGPCYGTATPNDDVSVADIVTSEFFNAIIDQAEDHCAGKNFYSRDAFLDALIAYDQFAKTGSVDDSKREIAAAFAHFTYQSRHFCYIEEIEGASKDYCDKTNRHYPCAHNKGYYGRGPIQLSWNFNYGPAGENNGFDGLNAPETVASDPVISFKTALWYWTQNVSPVMKHGFGATIRAINGHLECDGANPETVQARVNYYTEYCSQLDVAPGDNLTC comes from the exons atgatgatgatggggaACAATGTGCATAGCATTGGTGTCATAGGAGTGATGGTGAGTGGCTTAGTGTTGATGATGGTGTCAAAAGGTGTGAGTGTGAGAGCTCAAAACTGTGGGTGTGAGGCAGAGTTATGTTGCAGCAAATACGGGTATTGTGGGAGTGGTGATGACTACTGTGGCAAAGGATGCAAAGAGGGTCCTTGCTATGGCACTGCCACACCCAACGACGATGTTTCCGTGGCCGACATCGTCACTTCCGAGTTCTTCAACGCCATAATCGATCAAGCAGAAGACCATTGTGCTGGCAAGAATTTCTACTCACGAGATGCCTTCCTTGATGCTCTCATTGCCTACGACCAGTTTGCTAAGACTGGTTCTGTTGATGACTCCAAGCGTGAAATTGCAGCTGCTTTTGCTCATTTCACCTACCAATCTCGAC ATTTTTGCTACATAGAAGAgattgaaggtgcatcaaaggaCTACTGTGACAAAACCAACCGCCATTACCCGTGTGCCCATAACAAAGGTTACTATGGACGTGGACCCATCcaactatcatggaacttcaaCTACGGGCCAGCAGGGGAGAACAATGGTTTTGATGGATTGAACGCTCCAGAGACAGTGGCCAGTGACCCTGTTATATCCTTCAAGACGGCATTGTGGTACTGGACACAGAATGTGAGCCCTGTGATGAAGCATGGTTTTGGTGCAACCATTAGAGCTATCAATGGTCATCTTGAATGTGATGGAGCAAACCCTGAAACTGTTCAGGCTAGGGTCAATTACTATACTGAATATTGTTCACAGCTTGATGTTGCTCCGGGAGATAACCTCACttgctaa
- the LOC100526891 gene encoding PAMP-induced secreted peptide 1-like precursor: MNSSKACTLLNLVAVVMFVAILISQSRVEARVLSHSEEFAFARANNLQTYTSSAYEQAKKTMGFWMQRLASGPSPKGPGH; this comes from the coding sequence ATGAATTCCTCAAAGGCATGCACCCTTTTGAATTTGGTAGCGGTTGTTATGTTCGTTGCCATTTTGATTAGCCAAAGTAGGGTGGAGGCTAGGGTTTTATCTCATTCGGAGGAATTTGCATTTGCAAGAGCTAATAATCTCCAAACATACACCTCATCAGCCTATGAGCAAGCCAAGAAAACCATGGGTTTTTGGATGCAGCGTTTGGCTTCTGGACCAAGTCCTAAAGGCCCTGGTCATTGA